Part of the Sander lucioperca isolate FBNREF2018 chromosome 1, SLUC_FBN_1.2, whole genome shotgun sequence genome is shown below.
GCGTGATgctgacacacagaaacaaaagcTTTACGAACGTACGTATGacctaaaacaggcgtaggacgggcgtaTGCCGATTCCTAGGCAAAGCAAGGGATTTAACCCCATAGGCTgtgataaaatctcacgtctggtctgaactcgtgtacaCAAGTTTTcaagtcagtgtggacttgtggtgcagcatataatcagtttaacaggagaaggagaagtcatcagctgatcacttatcagcaatggcagatctggctcttttaaaagacctctatgtgccggtacaacagtgcacacgtacgtGCACGTGCCCCGGTGGAGCGCTctatcggattgattaagggcagatggctctgtcttgcatcagcgtacccatacacggcagaaaaagtctgcaacattgttttagcctgtggcgttctgcacaacatcatgcaggaaaacagggtgctataaatgtagtgatggagccagatgacccgatgcccagagagcagtgtccagcacagccccaagtGGGAGacgaaggagacaggatattattcctcacttttaaaaggtatagtgttatgtttggcaatgatactcaatacagaaaacatgacgatgtacaacatttttatttattcttcaggttttcgtttctcttttaaagtgtcgttaatggccacaagtgaacgattGGGGAACGCGCTCTTCCTCACAGCTGTTACCTggttctgactcatgaaaaaaacatgagaaaaataaaagacactgcataaactctgctactgtgtgtgtttatttaaatataggtacaccatgTAGGCCTTAGATATtgcatatgtcaaggatgtacattaaataaacttcagctggagtccgatttaccacggcaacactgttgactgcatcagtgatctctttccattctgcattctttctacagcctttaataccagtttcCAGGCTGACAAATAGTACATACGTtggtgcaaatgaacctgagatatcagggtttcaatctccacctctgaaaagtgccgcttctcagccggattacgtctcgccatgtcgtaaattgtaggggcgaggcctcaaaaccgatAATATATTgtggcgtgatatttaaattacgattgtttccagccgctgcatttatcaatgtacgaccactcttacgctctgattggtgtgatacaaacgtttcatgaatcacacgtgaagcctgtcgtaagatgatttctgcgctcatatctgcactggtttctacgttaggttgataaatgagagCCCTTATCACTAACTAGGTGTGGGTGAGAGCGACATAACATCCATGATATCTTACAGTATATGTGACAATATTTTTCAGCTTCTCTAATTTCCTTTCAACGTGCgctttttgtttatgtatgtgtttttgACTATCGATGCTCCAGCATGATTGAATTCTTGCCGATACATGGACAACAGTATCAGTAACCATCAGGCTGCACAGTTTTTCCTCATTTATTTGgtagttaaaaaaataagccCCATCTAAAGTAAAAACCAACTCCCACACGCGCGACTTACTTGAGTTCCGCTCGGACGATCTTCAGCTGCTCCATCTCTTTCCTCTTTGACCCTCCGACCATAGTTAGGCGCTCCCCGGCTGACTCCTCTGGTTGGCTGCTGCTCCCCGgcttctccttctcttcctttaTCGCGCTGCTGCTCCCACCGCCCCGGGtcggcctctctctctccctttccttctctttctcccgCTCTCGgtctttctcctctttctttataatgtctttttctttcttgtcctccttctctttcttttcgtctttctcctcctctttaACGGTGGCCTCGGGTTCTACTCCAGGCTCCGTTTTCACCGAGGCTCCTATAGAAAGATAATGGTCAAACGGTCAAACAGGACAGTCCTTGCATGCCAATTATGCATCATAGAAACGCTGGgaaatcagttaaaaaaaaaaaaaaagagaagctatttcatttatttacattCATAGTCGGTCAACTAGGTGTTAGTTACCAGTGCTGCTGGGTGTGGAGGAGCCGTTGTCAGGCTCTGTCTTGACCACAGGTTCCCCAGAGATGGCTGGGGTCGATGGAGAGGTTATCTCATCCTTCACGTCCATCTCTGTGCTCGACTGGGATTGGAGGATGGCGTTGCCCTTTGAAGCGCGGACCTCAAGAGGCAACAGATGAATGGGTTTTAGTCTAAAGTGCTGTTGTGCTTTAATTATCCTATCAGATGTAATACTACCTATACGTATTTATTTTGCTGGTAAGAGGCGACTGCACAAGTTTCTCTTTATGACCTACCTGGTTGAGCTCAGCTTGTGTCTCTCTCAGTCTAATCTTGTATTTCACCacctctcccttcatctgctggTTGTGGGTTTGCAGCGTGCTGATCAGGTGACGCATCTCCCTGTTGATAGGACCTGAGAGAAAGGAAGAGTAAAACGGGGGGAAAAAAGAGAATACAAGCTAGGACTGTGAACCTAGTCAGTTTGACAGCGAGGAGCTACCGTGAATCTAAGTTCTACTGCATTTTCAGCACAATTCATGCACCTAATCCACTTCTGTTAGTTACCTGCTTGCTCGTTGGCAGCGAGAGTCTGTTCAAATTCGATGCGCAGCATCTCGTACTCCTTCCTGACCTGAGCCAGCGTGTCCTCCAGCTGAAACACTTCTGTACGAACCTTCCTCTGCAGAGCCACCTCATCATTCTGCACACAGAGGGGATGAGAGTAAGAAAAGATctcacgcgcgcgcacacacacacacacacacacacacacacgcgcacacacacacgcacacacacacgcacacatgcacacgcatgcacacacacacacacacacacgcacgcacgcacacacacgcacgcacacacacacacacttgcctcCATGTGCTCCAGCTGTCGAAGCCTCGCCGTCCTGGTAGTGTTGAGACGAGCGCGTGTCTCATCTAATTGGGCCTTGAGGATCAGAGACTCGTTGTAGAGCACAGAAAACTGTGACTGCAGGCAGCGATACTCAGAAGTCTCCCTTACCACGCCTTCCGCTCGACTCAGCAGCTCCGtctgagggaaagagagagaaaggaggaaagaaagaatGGCAGAGATAACAGCCAAAGagaaaacaatatttaataCAATAAAGTAATGAatgtagggctgtgctcgattgaagaaattcttcgactaacactcattcaattgtatcgactaatcgattagttgatttaatcgacagatctgtaaatctgagtttctccgcaaagagtcatgcaaaagcaccactttaattcttgtgtttaccagagatgtgctcgtacgtttcttggaaataagtcattcagcatgaaaaaagcataaaacatgactaatcgactaaagaaatcttagttgactgagaccaaaacgaccgattagtcgactaatcgactaagagggagcagccctaaaTGAATGACTAGCTTTTTAGAAGTGTAAGGAGTTTTTGGTAAACATTTACACAGAGGTGGTATTTCTTTTTCCCAGGGATAATCTTTGACccatgtcttctttttttaatactcATCATAGCAGTAAATAAAAGTTAGAAATGTGCCACCATAATTCATAGAATACTGTAATCCATTAATtggtcattttgtgtgtgagaaACACAAGTCCACcttcatgttgttgttttcctggTGCACACTCTGCAGGTCCTGCTGGAGCTTCTGCAGCTCAACCAGGCGGTTGTCTGCCAGCTCCGTGTTCTCCTCCATATCGCTGTTCATTTCTTCAAACttgacaggagaggagagggaaaatgtCAACAAGTATGAAAAGCAAGGCGTGGAAAGAAAAACTGCAACATTAAGAACCTCACACCTTGATCTTAATTAACAAAGTTGTGAAATCCCATTCCTACCTTTCTCTTGTTAATAGTGATGGTCCCACAAACGCTGCTGGCTTCTCCACACACCTTATAGCCTTTGCTGTTCACCTGGGATGCGTTACAAAGAGTGTTATAACATACCTCAAAATAATATAAAAGGTTTGCACAACACTGTCATGGACAAAtcctgagacacacagagagagagcgaacaCATCCTCACCCTCTCCAGTATCTCAGTCAGGTGTGCATTTAGTCGGTTTTCTCGGCGGCGGATCTTCTCCATGTCCCACTGGAGCTCCTCGATCAGAACCTGCAGCTCGCTGACACGCTGGTCCGCTTTGTTAGCTGCACGACCCAGGGGCCGAGACTGGACAAGACAGGAACACACAGGAAGACtttgacaccacacacacacacaagagctAATAGAAGCATAATCCTTCCTGAGATATCACTCTGCAACAAAGCAGCTGTTCCTACTAGAGGATGATGGTTAACAGAAAAAACAGATAAACAACATACTTAATAATTTGCTTTACACAAAGTCATAATGAGTTTGAAAGAGTGTAATATTTTACAAAATCTATCATGAACAATTTCGTGCCTAAATTGTAAACAGCCTCCAATGTAGTAGCAAAGACTTAAGACTAGGTTTATTACAGAGTGCAGCAGCCCCAGAAttttttttaggaattacaCTTCACACTGATTTTTATAACTGTTAACATTGGCTTCCCCTGGGGGGTGCAACAGTAAATAGGGAACGGCATATGATTTGTACCTCGCTCGTCATGTGAATGTGCTTCTGCTTAAGGTCCTCAGTCAGCTGTTGCAGCCGCTTGTTTTCGCTGGTCAGGAGGGAATTCAGTTTGAAAGCCGCCTGCCATAGACTGCCCTCTGAAAAGATCACATTTCATGGGTTCAAACACATAAACTGACTTGATGAATTCGTCCCGAATAAATGTAATCCTCCGCCGTACTCCATTACTGCAATTTCATCACGTCTTTCTCCACCTGAAACCTTCCCACCTTTCATCTCACCTGCTCCAGGGTCCAGCTCTGCCTTCAGTTGGTCCACGGTCCTCTTCAGACACTCGTAGATCTCCACCACGTGACTGGCCTGCTTCAGGCTGGACTCCACCCTCTCCTGAAGCTCAGCCTCCATCTCCTCACTGCTGCTGCTCGCCAGCGTTGCCAGGAAAGAGTTGTTTGTCTCTCCCTGATTGCCTGAGTGACCACAGCAGGAAAGAGGGGTTTGGCTACGATGTCTGGTTTGTTAATCAACATTCAAACACCAATGGTGGTGGAGCCAACACGCGTGGCACAGGCCTGCCCATCGGGAGCAACTTAGGGTTCAGTGTCTCGTCAAAGACACTTCAACGTGCAGACAGGAGAAGCCGGGGACTGGCTTATTTCAAAGACATGATCCTGTGTCACCTCCGTCTTTACCTCTATCCTTGGCCCGCTCCTGGTTGGAGTCGCCATCAGGTTCTGGAGTTTCCGGCTTGAGGCTCCGTCCCTCCCCAGCCAGAGATTTCTCAGGTTCGCTGCTTGCTTGATCATAACGCCTGATGGTCAGTTTAACGTTTTCATCAAACTAAAGGGGAGAAAAGGTAATCACATTTAGACTCTTTGATCTTTACAGGAGAGGAGAATCTCGTTAATCTCGTTTACCTGGTTCCAGTATCTGTTGAGGATCAGCAGACTGGCATCATCAGTGGCCTGCCGCGTCTCTAGTCTCTCAATTCGCTCTCGCAATTCATCCTCAATCACCTGCAAACCAACAAGGCTAGAGATGAATCTCTCTCCAAACAGAGAGTGCATCAGTGcagcttcctgtgtgtgtgtgtgtgtgtgtgtgtgtgtaaagagttATAAACATATATTGGAGGATTATTTTACCTGTCTCTGATCAAGAGATTCTCCTAATTTTCGGTTCTTAGCCTGGAGAGCTTTGATGTCTTGCTCTTCCTGCAAAAAGTGTTAATTCAAACATGAgtacaaaaagaagaagcagcCATACAAACAGACATGCTTTACACTTCTGAGATGAAGCTTGTGAATACATATATAAGCCGTAGTGAATAATAAAAAGGGGCCTCACGGAGTTGGACACTCCTCCCAGTTTGATGACTGTCTCCACCGCGGTGCTCCCCCCGGCAGCGGCGCTGACACCGGCAGCTCcgtcctctccttccctctccctcCGCTTCTCAGGGGGGGCACCGGAAGACGAGGGACCGCTGGGGTCGGCAGGACGCTTCAGTCCCGACATCCTCAGACTCCTGAAACAAAGGGAGGAAAAAGCAGAAAGTGACTGATAAAGAAGGTGGACTGTTAGATTCAGATGGTTCAGCTGGATCAACGGCAAAGCTACGCTacatgtagctagctaacgttaaagtggTCGAAGATGAGTACCTAATTTTTACTAATGTTTATCTAAATTCTGACACGACATATCAATGCATTTACTTTGTAATAGTATCAATATCAATCACGCCTAACGAAAGTCTTACCGCTTTTAATGTTACGAGTTGTATGTTATTGACTAAATCTGTATGTGGCTGTTGATATTGCGGCTCCCTGCCTCTCGGAAACGGAAGTGTAGGCGCTCTTAGTGGGACAACCTTGAGCTGACACAGCGCCGCCTGCCGTCAGGGAGGGAACCAGACTCTGATCAACACTTGTGCAGTTAGGGCGCCCCCTGGCAAAACACTTGCTGTTGGGCCCTAGTGTCCAAGTTCCCATCAAGAGGAATGCATATAGCCTATTTAGCCTACAAGACTGACTCATCATTTACTAACTCACTCATGTGCAATATCAAGGTTTACTTATCTGTGCAATTTCATTATCAATATGTTATCTGTGAATCCTGTGAATATTGTGTATTCAACATTTCAGTCTGTTGACTTAGTATATTTTGCCTATACTGTTTTTTACTAtcatgtttacatatttattattACATCTTGCATGTCTTACTGATGCCTCTTGTTTTTGCACTATCCCCTTTGCTGCTGCAACTGCAAATTTCTTTTTGTGGGACTAATAAAggattatcttatcttatcttattttagaTGACTGATTCATTATATGTAGCACCGCCCAGGTTTCCTGCTCAGTTGGTTTGTGGTGATTTTATGAAACTATTTTAATTTAGCAGAATGCACCATGTGagcacaatatactgtacattacatTAGTTAAGGTGTTGGGACTAGATTTTGACACAGGGTTCTTCTAGTATAAAGTGCAGTTTAATGGGTCAATATCACTGTAGAGTGCCTTTTTTTCTGTCCTGGACACAAATAACTCATTTATCATGATAACTTAACATTAAAATGACTATGAAATAGTTTGTTATCTTAGGTTATgtttatattaataaataaagcaTTACTTGGCTTTTAAGATACATTTTctagattttgttttgttttggatgCATGCTACTTTGCTATGTCCAATGAATGCACTGCTCATAAAATTTCAACAAGAGTAAAATATGTTCAAATCATaattttaaaatttttgttttcatattcatattttgttaaaTAAGAGATTACTCAATTTGAGTGCATTGATcattttgtaataaaaacaatattttttttattgcataaaAAAGACCATGTCCATATGTCCACCCTGTCGTATTGTGGAATCCGCCCCTTTAAGAAAAGACCATTTGTAACATCAGAAGAACCATTTTTTTGTCTATTCAGTGGCAGGAAATTCAACTGCTGAGGTGAGTGAGTCATTGATTTTCCAAATGACAAATTTTCTTTGTATGAGTTTGCTTACCTATTTTCCCAAAGCTTAACATGTCCACCCTATCGGCATAAACTATGCTGGAAGTGATAAGAATACAGTGTTTTCCTATGCAAGTTTAACGACACcagctagttagctagttaCAGTTTGTTGTAAGctaatgttaacatgctaactgAAGCTCAAAATGTCCACCCTGTCGGCCACTTACACTGATAGGGTGGACATGTAGCTACACAAAATtgtgggccctgtagaaaggcattttctatgggcccctccccgcatacacagctattcattctagcatctttttgggccctcctcacatgagggcccttggtactcagtcccctttttttcCCAACGCCCCTGCATACACATGATAGGGTGGCCATATAGCTAATTCATTTGTAGTTAATATTgcaatatatagaaatataatcagtggttctcaaatgggggtatgcGTCTGAGTGCAGAAGAAATTGCAGGGCAAGATATGGGAACGCCGGAATGCAAACATTGAAAGAAGAGAAGCATACCTTcagaaagaaagggagaggtGGACGAGAGCTAAGGATACAGGGAAGAAGAAAGGAATTGATGAACTCACTGAGAGAGGGAAGCAAAGTCAAAGGAAGAAATGGAAGGACGCAAAGAAAGCTGCCAGAGCTTTAAAGgctgacaaaaatataaaaagaggTACCAGAGGATGAAGAGAGAATATAAATCAACTAGATCCCAAACATTGAAAGCAGAAAAGCAAGcaagtaaaaatgtattaatatctCAATAGGGAAATTCAATTTTTACACTCGTATGTTACACATATACTTGAAatacactcacatgcacacacaggaacgATCGACATgcataagataagataagaagcctttattgtcatACTATTAATGACACAACATTgcaataataacataatattgCACAGATCagtaaaaatgaatgaaagaacaataataaaatgcaataaaatgtgCAAAATGGGGTGCAGAGTCATTTCGTGTGTAAATGTAGAGTCTGGATGGCCTTAGGAAAGAAAGTGTTCATTAGTGTGGTGGTTGTGCTCTGATGGACCGTAGCGTCTCCCTGACACCAAGAGATCAAACAGGTGGTGTCCAGGGTGAGAACAGAGAcgggagagatgtcagagtgcaGGGGCTGCCACAAAGTCTACGCTCCAAACAGTTGGGAGTTctatgccttgctcaagggcacctcggCAGAGCCCAGGAGGAGAGCTGGCCCCTCTCCAGAAAACATTCCTCTGCTGCTCAACGTTTTTAGTTCATATACTTGTGGGGGCAAGCAAATGTGTCTGGACAACATTTTGCTCTTTCCCGACTCTCTTTTTCCCTTAGCCAGTTCTTACGTAAAAAGATAACATGGACAGAGGCTGAACTCTGATCAGCACTATTAAAGAGTACATTGCACAGGGTGCACAGTCCAGATTGTGAAAAAGTCATTAATTGTGAGTGACAGATCTACCCCAACCTATCGATTCAAATATCTGCTGAGGTCACTCATGGAGGTGAGAGCATTACAAACACCCACGGTtttttgggccattttcagcaaTCAATAGGAGAATTGTTTATGCATGACGTGCTTGACAAGCAATGTGACGCATGAGGCAGATACACAAGGTAGCATGAAAaggcatgtttttttgttggaaCAAATGGCATATTTTTGTCCAATAATGTGCCTAAACTTGGTCCTATTGTGATTACTAAATCTGAAAGTAAAACAATTGTTGATCAATGTTTCTCCTGGTGTAAAATGTAGACAGGGCtgatcaattacattttttgagttTTGTTTATTCATACAGGTTTAAATCAAAGAAACAGCATACACATGACAATGCATGTGTAGGGAGAGGGAAAAGTTATTAATTCtaaaacataataatataaaaaacaaatgcacactGTTATTTCAT
Proteins encoded:
- the rnf20 gene encoding E3 ubiquitin-protein ligase BRE1A isoform X2; this encodes MSGLKRPADPSGPSSSGAPPEKRREREGEDGAAGVSAAAGGSTAVETVIKLGGVSNSEEQDIKALQAKNRKLGESLDQRQVIEDELRERIERLETRQATDDASLLILNRYWNQFDENVKLTIRRYDQASSEPEKSLAGEGRSLKPETPEPDGDSNQERAKDRGNQGETNNSFLATLASSSSEEMEAELQERVESSLKQASHVVEIYECLKRTVDQLKAELDPGAEGSLWQAAFKLNSLLTSENKRLQQLTEDLKQKHIHMTSESRPLGRAANKADQRVSELQVLIEELQWDMEKIRRRENRLNAHLTEILERVNSKGYKVCGEASSVCGTITINKRKFEEMNSDMEENTELADNRLVELQKLQQDLQSVHQENNNMKTELLSRAEGVVRETSEYRCLQSQFSVLYNESLILKAQLDETRARLNTTRTARLRQLEHMENDEVALQRKVRTEVFQLEDTLAQVRKEYEMLRIEFEQTLAANEQAGPINREMRHLISTLQTHNQQMKGEVVKYKIRLRETQAELNQSSTEMDVKDEITSPSTPAISGEPVVKTEPDNGSSTPSSTGASVKTEPGVEPEATVKEEEKDEKKEKEDKKEKDIIKKEEKDREREKEKERERERPTRGGGSSSAIKEEKEKPGSSSQPEESAGERLTMVGGSKRKEMEQLKIVRAELKKAQESQREMKLLLDMYRSAPKEQRDKVQLMAAEKKSKSEGEELRQRLRELEERERREGKKMADEEALRKIRSVEEQIDILNKKLSIAKQEEDALLSEMDVTGQAFEDMQEQNIRLMQQLREKDDANFKLMSERIKSNQIHKLLKEEKEELADQLLTLKTQVDAQLQVVRKLEEKERLLQGTISTAERELALRTQALDMNKRKAQESALQSEDLRTQLEQVQQRLNLVREEVIENSISREKESFNARRAQEDISKLRGKIEKAKKPAEKISNGDDILNEEINDYKARLTCPCCNSRVKDAVLTKCFHVFCFECVKTRYDTRQRKCPKCNAAFGANDFHRIYIG
- the rnf20 gene encoding E3 ubiquitin-protein ligase BRE1A isoform X1 — translated: MSGLKRPADPSGPSSSGAPPEKRREREGEDGAAGVSAAAGGSTAVETVIKLGGVSNSEEQDIKALQAKNRKLGESLDQRQVIEDELRERIERLETRQATDDASLLILNRYWNQFDENVKLTIRRYDQASSEPEKSLAGEGRSLKPETPEPDGDSNQERAKDRGNQGETNNSFLATLASSSSEEMEAELQERVESSLKQASHVVEIYECLKRTVDQLKAELDPGAEGSLWQAAFKLNSLLTSENKRLQQLTEDLKQKHIHMTSESRPLGRAANKADQRVSELQVLIEELQWDMEKIRRRENRLNAHLTEILERVNSKGYKVCGEASSVCGTITINKRKFEEMNSDMEENTELADNRLVELQKLQQDLQSVHQENNNMKTELLSRAEGVVRETSEYRCLQSQFSVLYNESLILKAQLDETRARLNTTRTARLRQLEHMENDEVALQRKVRTEVFQLEDTLAQVRKEYEMLRIEFEQTLAANEQAGPINREMRHLISTLQTHNQQMKGEVVKYKIRLRETQAELNQVRASKGNAILQSQSSTEMDVKDEITSPSTPAISGEPVVKTEPDNGSSTPSSTGASVKTEPGVEPEATVKEEEKDEKKEKEDKKEKDIIKKEEKDREREKEKERERERPTRGGGSSSAIKEEKEKPGSSSQPEESAGERLTMVGGSKRKEMEQLKIVRAELKKAQESQREMKLLLDMYRSAPKEQRDKVQLMAAEKKSKSEGEELRQRLRELEERERREGKKMADEEALRKIRSVEEQIDILNKKLSIAKQEEDALLSEMDVTGQAFEDMQEQNIRLMQQLREKDDANFKLMSERIKSNQIHKLLKEEKEELADQLLTLKTQVDAQLQVVRKLEEKERLLQGTISTAERELALRTQALDMNKRKAQESALQSEDLRTQLEQVQQRLNLVREEVIENSISREKESFNARRAQEDISKLRGKIEKAKKPAEKISNGDDILNEEINDYKARLTCPCCNSRVKDAVLTKCFHVFCFECVKTRYDTRQRKCPKCNAAFGANDFHRIYIG